ACCACTCAGAAAATTTCTCTCCCTTCTGTTTTAAATAGGCTGCTTTATAAGTTAAAAGCCTTGCTGCCTCAATCCTTGTTCTCATTTCAGCAAGATAAAACTGAATTGCTTGATGCTCATAAAGTTTTTTCCCGAAGGTTTCCCTCTCAAAGGAAAATTTTACTGCATGTTCAAAAGCACCCTGTGCAATTCCAACTGCCTGAGCCGCTATCCCTATTCTTCCAGCATCTAAAACACTCATCGCAATTTTAAAACCCTCTCCTTCATTACCGAGCCTCATATCTTCAGGAATTACATAATCCTCAAAGGTTAATTCACAGGAGTAAGCTGCCCTTATACCGAGTTTTTTTTCAGGTGGTGATTTTATAATTCCCTTTTTTTCAGTATCTACAATAAAACATGTTATCCCGTGATGTTTTTTTTCAGGTTCAGTAACAGCAAAAAGCAAAATATATTTAGCATGAGAACCATTTGTAACCCATACTTTTTTCCCATTTATTACATATTCATTTCCTTTTTTTATTGCTCTTGTTTTTAAATTTGAAGCATCACTTCCTGCATGAGGTTCAGTTAAGGAAAAGGCTCCAATTCTTTCGCCTTTTGCTATGATAGGTAAAATTTTCCTTTTCTGTTCCTCTGTT
This genomic window from candidate division WOR-3 bacterium contains:
- a CDS encoding acyl-CoA dehydrogenase, which translates into the protein MDFELKEEHKMIRDMVRDFVKNEIEPIANKIDEEEIFPEENIKKMGELGLMGMEIPEEYGGAGMDSISYAIAVEEISRVCPSHGVIMSVNNSLFCYGIYKFGTEEQKRKILPIIAKGERIGAFSLTEPHAGSDASNLKTRAIKKGNEYVINGKKVWVTNGSHAKYILLFAVTEPEKKHHGITCFIVDTEKKGIIKSPPEKKLGIRAAYSCELTFEDYVIPEDMRLGNEGEGFKIAMSVLDAGRIGIAAQAVGIAQGAFEHAVKFSFERETFGKKLYEHQAIQFYLAEMRTRIEAARLLTYKAAYLKQKGEKFSEWSSMAKLYGSETAMWVTDKALQIHGSLGYSREHDVQRLFRAAKVTEIYEGTSEIQKIVIARSIINEMKNFYEKV